From Scyliorhinus torazame isolate Kashiwa2021f chromosome 23, sScyTor2.1, whole genome shotgun sequence, the proteins below share one genomic window:
- the LOC140399672 gene encoding uncharacterized protein gives APLPLPALPQALRHPLVPPEAPAPPRTPARLCLRRLRPGLQGALRAGAPPADPRPPAPPPLPGLPPALRPARGAGLPPAGTARASSPPPLPLWRVRQGLQPLGPPPAPRVRAHGRAAVPLRRVRQGLPRPRHPPPAPAAAPAAPGPAAAAGGRAAGGQQPGRGRQLRGVRPGRPLPRVPGPPRGGGRPPPPRRASSAPSAASPLPTPAPSPATTCRATPARAPSPAPSAGWPSPPRASCRPTRRPTATRPPPPGFACGQCGRSYSRASHLLRHQRSHTDERPFACPACGKGFVNSYELLRHRLTHTDEAPHPCPLCDKRFKRPHYLAQHLRTHSDQTPYACPSCDKSFKTASYLLKHQSRHQPEPPRHTCPACGKGFRYPYELARHGRSHSDQAPYPCPACPRAFKSSRDLDQHARLHTGERPYVCSSCGKGFTRSSMLGRHRRTHTQLRPHACPACGKAFKAPSGLRGHQRRNCRAFRAGAGGAAPPPPEPPEAPPARVPDEPPPEAGPPGAQPHDCALCHRTFPQLVDFLKHRCQLPEQQQPAFRCPRCPEAFARAFELACHLPCHASDAPLHCPR, from the coding sequence GCGCCCCTACCTCTGCCCGCTCTGCCCCAAGCGCTTCGCCACCCCCTGGTACCTCCAGAAGCACCGGCGCCGCCACGAACGCCCGCCCGCCTTTGTCTGCGCCGACTGCGGCCGGGCCTTCAAGGAGCGCTACGAGCTGGCGCGCCACCAGCTGATCCACGACCCCCGGCGCCCCCACCGCTGCCCGGTCTGCCTCCAGCGCTTCGGCCGGCCCGAGGGGCTGGCCTGCCACCTGCGGGCACAGCACGGGCCTCCTCGCCGCCGCCCCTTCCGCTGTGGCGTGTGCGGCAAGGcctacagccgctcggcccacctcCTGCGCCACGAGTACGGGCACACGGGCGAGCGGCCGTACCCCTGCGGCGAGTGCGGCAAGGCCTTCCGCGACCCCGGCACCCTCCGCCGGCACCGGCGGCTGCACCAGCGGCCCCCGGCCCCGCCGCCGCAGCCGGCGGACGAGCCGCCGGCGGCCAGCAGCCCGGCCGGGGTCGCCAGCTGCGGGGGGTGCGGCCGGGCCGCCCCCTGCCGCGAGTGCCGGGGCCCCCCCGCGGCGGcggccgccccccgcccccccggcgggCATCAAGTGCGCCGTCTGCGGCAAGCCCTTTGCCGACGCCGGCGCCCTCGCCCGCCACCACCTGCAGGGCCACGCCGGCCAGGGCCCCTTCGCCTGCCCCCTCTGCCGGCTGGCCTTCGCCGCCTCGGGCGAGCTGCAGGCCCACCAGGCGGCCCacggccacccgcccccccccccccggcttcgccTGCGGGCAGTGCGGGCGCAGCTACAGCCGGGCGTCGCACCTCCTGCGCCACCAGCGCAGTCACACCGACGAGCGGCCTTTCGCCTGCCCGGCCTGCGGGAAAGGCTTCGTCAACTCCTACGAGCTGCTGCGTCACCGCCTGACGCACACGGACGAGGCGCCCCACCCGTGCCCGCTCTGCGACAAGCGCTTCAAGCGGCCCCACTACCTGGCGCAGCACCTGCGCACCCACAGCGACCAGACGCCCTACGCCTGCCCGTCTTGCGACAAGAGCTTCAAGACGGCCTCCTACCTCCTCAAGCACCAGAGCCGGCACCAGCCCGAGCCCCCCCGCCACACCTGCCCGGCCTGCGGCAAGGGCTTCCGCTACCCCTACGAGCTGGCCCGCCACGGGCGATCGCACTCGGACCAGGCCCCGTACCCCTGCCCGGCCTGCCCCCGGGCCTTCAAGAGCAGCCGCGACCTGGACCAGCACGCCCGCCTCCACACGGGCGAGCGCCCCTACGTCTGCTCCTCCTGCGGCAAGGGCTTCACCCGCTCCTCCATGCTGGGCCGCCACCGTCGCACCCACACCCAGCTGCGCCCCCACGCCTGCCCGGCCTGCGGCAAGGCCTTCAAGGCCCCCTCGGGCCTGCGGGGCCACCAGCGGCGGAACTGCCGGGCCTTCcgggcgggggccgggggcgcggccccgcccccccccgagccccccgaggcGCCGCCGGCCCGAGTCCCGGACGAGCCCCCGCCGGAGGCGGGACCCCCCGGCGCCCAGCCCCACGACTGCGCCCTCTGCCACCGCACCTTCCCCCAGCTGGTGGACTTCCTGAAGCACCGGTGCCAGCTCCCCGAGCAGCAGCAGCCGGCCTTCCGGTGCCCCCGCTGCCCCGAGGCCTTCGCCCGCGCCTTCGAGCTGGCCTGCCACCTCCCATGTCACGCCTCCGACGCCCCACTCCACTGCCCCCGCTGA